A genomic segment from Saprospiraceae bacterium encodes:
- a CDS encoding cation:proton antiporter codes for MEIMTSYNLIIEASIIIILSFTFGEVARKTNIPSVLMLIVLGIILKFVLDAVGGGSINFFPILEVLGIVGLIMIVLEAALELELKREKYLPIAKALGIALIGLMASTWVAALILHQFIEGMSMNAAWLYATPLSILSSAIIIPSVSSLREAKKEFHIYESTFSDILGIMLFYFLTGQIDAAEHASGLLGFGGNVLLTIVISIVASYIIVLIFQNIKSHTKLFLLIAVLLLLYAVGKKMHLSSLIIILVFGLLIANMRLFFQGPLSKWLNFKEAKHIYEGLHVITMETAFVVRTFFFVIFGLTISLASLASVNVAIVSLLIILSIYVIRFIVLRLFIGKDILPQVFVGPRGLITVLLFYAIPETAKVEAFQDGILFFIIIVTSIIMTVAMVYDKRRTSEAIRRAQEVPIGMEKWKAPTVNEVAKKK; via the coding sequence ATGGAAATCATGACGTCTTACAATTTGATCATTGAGGCCTCTATCATCATCATATTATCTTTCACTTTTGGAGAAGTAGCCAGAAAAACCAACATTCCGTCTGTACTGATGTTGATCGTACTGGGGATCATCCTCAAATTTGTCTTAGATGCAGTGGGCGGTGGCAGTATCAATTTTTTTCCCATTTTAGAGGTGCTGGGTATCGTAGGTCTAATCATGATTGTGCTGGAAGCAGCCCTAGAATTGGAGCTAAAAAGGGAAAAATACCTGCCCATTGCCAAGGCTTTAGGCATTGCGCTGATTGGCTTGATGGCCTCAACCTGGGTCGCTGCCCTAATTTTACACCAATTTATTGAGGGTATGAGCATGAATGCCGCCTGGTTATATGCTACGCCTTTATCTATCTTGTCAAGTGCCATTATCATTCCTAGCGTATCCAGTTTGCGTGAAGCCAAAAAGGAATTTCATATCTATGAAAGCACCTTTTCGGATATATTGGGGATTATGCTATTTTATTTTCTTACGGGTCAGATTGATGCAGCGGAACATGCCAGCGGCCTTTTGGGCTTCGGCGGCAATGTCCTCTTAACCATCGTCATTTCCATTGTAGCCAGTTATATTATCGTGCTCATTTTTCAAAACATCAAAAGCCACACCAAGCTTTTCTTACTCATTGCGGTTTTGTTATTACTATACGCGGTAGGTAAAAAAATGCACTTGTCTTCTTTGATTATTATCCTGGTTTTTGGTTTGCTGATTGCCAACATGCGGCTTTTCTTCCAAGGCCCGCTAAGCAAGTGGCTCAATTTCAAGGAAGCCAAGCACATTTATGAAGGTTTGCACGTCATTACCATGGAGACGGCTTTTGTGGTGAGAACCTTTTTCTTTGTCATTTTCGGGCTGACCATCTCGCTAGCTTCCCTAGCCAGTGTCAATGTGGCCATTGTAAGCCTGTTGATCATCCTGTCTATCTATGTTATTCGTTTTATTGTGCTTAGGCTATTCATAGGCAAGGACATTCTTCCGCAGGTATTTGTCGGCCCGAGGGGTTTGATTACCGTCCTTTTGTTTTATGCTATTCCAGAAACGGCAAAGGTAGAAGCCTTCCAGGATGGCATTTTGTTTTTCATTATTATTGTTACCAGTATCATCATGACGGTAGCTATGGTGTATGACAAACGCCGGACCTCTGAGGCCATTCGCAGAGCCCAGGAAGTACCCATCGGCATGGAAAAATGGAAGGCACCTACGGTGAATGAGGTGGCGAAGAAGAAATAG
- a CDS encoding RNA polymerase sigma factor, producing the protein MHKNFYLTKKNLQVQVNKVQREEFGKLSDAEIIQIILDQGKKELLEILYDRYAAKIYYKCLGITGNTEISKDLTHDILIKIFINLSKFRGASDFSLWIHSITYNYCMDYLRKKKKMQVEKFEVKDFDYPSMDEIELENKILADLKLSQLEILLQELKPEEKIILLMRYQDSMSVKQIAQTLIISESAVKMRLKRSRDRLAELLKDPRNERQ; encoded by the coding sequence ATGCACAAAAATTTTTACCTTACGAAAAAAAACCTTCAAGTGCAGGTAAATAAGGTGCAACGTGAGGAATTTGGGAAGCTTTCGGATGCCGAAATTATCCAAATTATACTGGATCAAGGGAAAAAAGAATTGCTCGAAATACTGTATGATCGTTATGCTGCCAAAATTTATTACAAGTGTTTAGGCATTACAGGTAATACAGAAATCTCTAAAGATTTGACGCATGATATTTTAATAAAAATCTTTATCAATTTGTCCAAATTTCGAGGGGCCTCTGATTTTTCCTTATGGATACATTCCATCACTTACAATTATTGCATGGATTACCTGCGTAAAAAGAAGAAAATGCAAGTTGAAAAATTTGAGGTCAAAGATTTTGATTATCCGTCAATGGATGAAATCGAATTGGAGAATAAAATACTTGCTGATTTAAAATTATCTCAGCTGGAAATTCTATTACAGGAACTAAAACCTGAGGAAAAAATCATTCTCTTGATGCGCTACCAGGACAGTATGTCGGTCAAACAAATTGCCCAAACCTTAATTATTAGCGAAAGCGCTGTGAAAATGAGGTTAAAGCGAAGTAGAGACCGATTAGCAGAACTTCTAAAAGATCCTCGAAATGAAAGACAATAG
- a CDS encoding mechanosensitive ion channel yields the protein MEELTNWSQLFIESLRAFGQAFKAAIPGIIGAILILLLGWLFAKLVSGGIGRLLKVIKFDKLAERIKAGPLLEKANIRLAPSALVGKFVYWILMLLVITTAADTLGWSAVSGEISKLVNYLPSLLSAIVFFMVGVYIATFAREVIHGATKTLGISSGRTIGNLVFYLLFLLVSLTALGQAGVDTTLISSNLLLIIGSIMTAAAISYGIASKDVLANILASFFSRKIFLKGQMIEIDGQRGEIIEVSNIAVILKLNEDEELVVPTHQLIINKVKIIKK from the coding sequence ATGGAAGAATTAACAAACTGGTCTCAATTGTTCATTGAATCACTCCGTGCTTTTGGTCAGGCCTTTAAGGCAGCCATACCAGGGATCATCGGAGCTATCCTAATCTTGCTATTGGGTTGGTTATTTGCCAAACTTGTTTCGGGAGGGATAGGGCGTTTGTTGAAAGTCATCAAATTTGATAAGCTGGCTGAACGGATCAAAGCAGGCCCATTACTGGAAAAAGCCAATATACGATTAGCGCCGAGTGCATTAGTTGGAAAATTTGTATACTGGATACTCATGCTACTCGTCATCACTACTGCGGCTGATACGCTAGGTTGGTCAGCCGTCTCAGGAGAAATTTCAAAATTAGTGAATTACCTCCCCAGTCTGTTATCAGCTATAGTTTTTTTTATGGTAGGGGTGTATATTGCCACTTTTGCCAGAGAGGTAATCCATGGTGCTACTAAGACGCTTGGAATAAGTTCAGGACGGACCATTGGCAACCTTGTATTTTATTTACTTTTTTTATTGGTTTCGCTAACTGCCCTTGGTCAGGCTGGAGTTGACACGACCCTTATTAGTTCGAATCTACTCCTGATCATCGGATCCATCATGACTGCAGCTGCCATCTCCTATGGCATTGCATCTAAGGATGTATTGGCAAATATTTTGGCCAGTTTTTTTAGCCGTAAAATCTTCCTGAAAGGACAAATGATAGAAATAGATGGGCAGCGAGGAGAAATAATTGAGGTAAGTAATATAGCTGTAATCTTGAAACTCAATGAGGACGAAGAGCTCGTTGTCCCCACCCACCAGTTGATTATCAACAAGGTCAAAATCATTAAAAAATAA